A genomic region of Columba livia isolate bColLiv1 breed racing homer chromosome 24, bColLiv1.pat.W.v2, whole genome shotgun sequence contains the following coding sequences:
- the SNX19 gene encoding sorting nexin-19 isoform X3 has translation MPAQGPSGLRRALLALVAALAWLLALQLLLDLRALGLLFGTLAVLGGWLGPRALSPHGRRLRLEHFVSSLHPPPPCPGAEGRLEREITSTVRKVVRDFVASWYRTVSSEPAFEAEVEKAMMGLATELRRRMGQVDRQALARRLLLLCGHHLQSYLQAREALGTDPNGSQTLWQEYSRLTGPHPALHSPTAEVSYARAAVEELLQALVPWPHLETRTGRFVVVELVTCNVLLPAIRKMADPDWINLLLIGAFSKKPWEEEPPSVSPVPDFLPLVQTDASPAGLPLSPRAADVSGREAASSGEGGKELASGPCRIEEPVIHPQALGSLFPCEGLELESPMPDVGQDTDLLAPSPAGEFLDEPLQDTSAALERPAASEDGAGDLEEDTAASSDTGLLPTSVLSSCPDIQIDPAVEKEEESPTLPKKSSSQRPSSLGKDLGTAEGPPQSPPDQGQTLLSSSPTASISTFSFEPLSSPDGPVVIQNLRITGTITAREHSGTGFHPYTLYTVKYETALESESAGSLQQMAYHTVNRRYREFLNLQTRLEEKPELRKFLKNIKGPKKLFPDLPFGNMDSDKVEARKSLLESFLKQLCAVPEIANSEEMQEFLALNTDARIAFVKKPFIVSRIDKIVVNAIVDTLKTAFPRSEPQSPTEDLSESEVDGKPQTDGKRSNKSRLRFSSSKIAPVLSVSEAHDKIVYSIRESSAVSGTLSLAAMESFIQKQEKLLESLTSKAPEGGGSRDSSMQEDMDGLDTSEQEMHPDTDSDSETALADLALDVLRLLLMDHWGWLCTENIQKIFHLLFGTLIQRSPEEPAAPTRGLGIFH, from the exons ATGCCCGCCCAGGGGCCCTCAGGGCTCCGCCGGGCTCTGCTGGCGCTGGTGGCCGCgctggcctggctgctggccctgcagctgctgcttgatCTGCgggcgctggggctgctctTTGGGACGCTGGCGGTGCTGGGGGGCTGGCTGGGCCCCCGGGCTCTCAGCCCCCACGGCCGGCGGCTGAGGCTGGAGCATTTTGTCAGCTCCCTGCACCCCCCGCCTCCCTGCCCAGGGGCTGAGGGGCGGCTGGAGAGGGAGATCACCAGCACTGTCCGCAAAGTGGTGCGGGACTTCGTCGCCTCTTGGTACCGCACGGTCAGCAGCGAGCCGGCGTTCGAGGCCGAGGTGGAGAAGGCGATGATGGGCCTGGCCACCGAGCTGAGGCGGCGTATGGGGCAGGTGGACCGCCAAGCTCTGGCCCgtcgcctcctcctcctctgcggCCATCATTTGCAGAGCTACCTGCAGGCCCGTGAGGCCCTGGGGACCGACCCGAACGGCAGCCAGACTCTGTGGCAGGAGTACAGCCGGCTGACGGGGCCGCACCCTGcgctgcacagccccacagcagagGTGAGCTATGCCCGGGCCGctgtggaggagctgctgcaggcgCTGGTGCCCTGGCCCCACCTGGAGACGCGGACGGGCCGTTTCGTGGTGGTAGAGCTGGTCACCTGCAACGTGTTGCTGCCAGCCATCAGGAAGATGGCCGATCCTGACTGGATCAATCTCTTGCTCATTGGGGCTTTCTCCAAAAAGCCCTGGGAGGAGGAGCCACCCTCTGTGAGCCCAGTGCCTGATTTCTTGCCCTTGGTGCAAACAGATGCCAGCCCTGCTGGGCTGCCCCTCTCCCCGAGGGCTGCGGACGTGTCTGGGCGAGAGGCAGCATCTTCTGGTGAGGGAGGAAAGGAGCTAGCAAGCGGACCATGCCGCATAGAGGAGCCCGTTATCCACCCACAAGCCCTGGGCTCCCTATTCCCCTGTGAAGGTTTGGAGCTGGAGTCCCCCATGCCTGATGTGGGCCAGGACACGGATCTGCTGGCACCATCGCCTGCAGGGGAGTTCCTTGATGAACCCCTCCAGGACACCTCTGCTGCGCTGGAGAGACCAGCTGCCTCGGAGGACGGTGCAGGAGACCTGGAGGAGGACACTGCCGCCAGCTCGGACACTGGCCTGCTTCCCACATCGGTGCTGAGCTCCTGCCCTGACATCCAGATCGACCCAGCagtggagaaggaagaggaaagccCGACTCTCCCCAAAAAATCCTCTTCGCAGAGGCCCTCCAGTTTGGGGAAAGAtctggggacagcagagggTCCCCCACAAAGCCCCCCAGACCAGGGGCAGACTCTGCTCTCATCTTCCCCGACGGCTTCCATCAGTACCTTCAGCTTTGAGCCCCTCAGCAGCCCTGACGGGCCAGTCGTCATCCAGAACCTGCGGATAACTGGGACCATCACTGCTCGAGAGCACAGCGGGACCGGCTTCCACCCCTACACTCTATACACCGTCAAG TACGAGACGGCCCTGGAGAGTGAGAGCGCGGGCAGCCTTCAGCAAATGGCTTACCACACTGTGAACCGCCGCTACCGGGAGTTCCTCAACCTCCAGACCAGGCTGGAGGAGAAACCGGAGCTCCGCAAGTTCCTGAAAA ATATCaaaggcccaaagaaactgTTCCCTGACCTCCCGTTTGGAAACATGGACAGCGATAAAGTGGAAGCCAGAAAAAGTCTGCTGGAATCTTTCTTGAAG CAATTGTGTGCGGTCCCCGAGATTGCAAACAGTGAGGAGATGCAGGAGTTCCTCGCCCTGAACACTGACGCCAGGATCGCGTTCGTCAAGAAGCCCTTCATTGTGTCCAGGATAGACAAG ATCGTTGTCAATGCTATCGTGGACACCCTGAAGACGGCATTTCCCAGATCAGAGCCCCAGAGCCCCACGGAGGATCTCAGCGAGTCTGAAGTGGATGGGAAACCTCAGACAGATGGGAAGAGGTCCAACAA GTCCAGGCTGAGGTTCTCATCCAGCAAAATCGCTCCAGTGCTGAGTGTGAGCGAAGCGCATGACAAGATCGTCTACTCCATCAGAGAGAGCAGCGCC GTGTCTGGCACCCTGTCACTGGCCGCTATGGAGTCCTTCATCCAGAAAcaggagaagctgctggaaTCGCTCACCAGCAAAGCTCCCGAGGGTGGGGGAAGCAGAGACAGCTCCATGCAGGAGGATATGGACGGGCTGGACACGTCGGAGCAGGAAATGCAT
- the SNX19 gene encoding sorting nexin-19 isoform X4: MPAQGPSGLRRALLALVAALAWLLALQLLLDLRALGLLFGTLAVLGGWLGPRALSPHGRRLRLEHFVSSLHPPPPCPGAEGRLEREITSTVRKVVRDFVASWYRTVSSEPAFEAEVEKAMMGLATELRRRMGQVDRQALARRLLLLCGHHLQSYLQAREALGTDPNGSQTLWQEYSRLTGPHPALHSPTAEVSYARAAVEELLQALVPWPHLETRTGRFVVVELVTCNVLLPAIRKMADPDWINLLLIGAFSKKPWEEEPPSVSPVPDFLPLVQTDASPAGLPLSPRAADVSGREAASSGEGGKELASGPCRIEEPVIHPQALGSLFPCEGLELESPMPDVGQDTDLLAPSPAGEFLDEPLQDTSAALERPAASEDGAGDLEEDTAASSDTGLLPTSVLSSCPDIQIDPAVEKEEESPTLPKKSSSQRPSSLGKDLGTAEGPPQSPPDQGQTLLSSSPTASISTFSFEPLSSPDGPVVIQNLRITGTITAREHSGTGFHPYTLYTVKYETALESESAGSLQQMAYHTVNRRYREFLNLQTRLEEKPELRKFLKNIKGPKKLFPDLPFGNMDSDKVEARKSLLESFLKQLCAVPEIANSEEMQEFLALNTDARIAFVKKPFIVSRIDKIVVNAIVDTLKTAFPRSEPQSPTEDLSESEVDGKPQTDGKRSNKSRLRFSSSKIAPVLSVSEAHDKIVYSIRESSAVSGTLSLAAMESFIQKQEKLLESLTSKAPEGGGSRDSSMQEDMDGLDTSEQEMHPDTDSDVVHPSSC, encoded by the exons ATGCCCGCCCAGGGGCCCTCAGGGCTCCGCCGGGCTCTGCTGGCGCTGGTGGCCGCgctggcctggctgctggccctgcagctgctgcttgatCTGCgggcgctggggctgctctTTGGGACGCTGGCGGTGCTGGGGGGCTGGCTGGGCCCCCGGGCTCTCAGCCCCCACGGCCGGCGGCTGAGGCTGGAGCATTTTGTCAGCTCCCTGCACCCCCCGCCTCCCTGCCCAGGGGCTGAGGGGCGGCTGGAGAGGGAGATCACCAGCACTGTCCGCAAAGTGGTGCGGGACTTCGTCGCCTCTTGGTACCGCACGGTCAGCAGCGAGCCGGCGTTCGAGGCCGAGGTGGAGAAGGCGATGATGGGCCTGGCCACCGAGCTGAGGCGGCGTATGGGGCAGGTGGACCGCCAAGCTCTGGCCCgtcgcctcctcctcctctgcggCCATCATTTGCAGAGCTACCTGCAGGCCCGTGAGGCCCTGGGGACCGACCCGAACGGCAGCCAGACTCTGTGGCAGGAGTACAGCCGGCTGACGGGGCCGCACCCTGcgctgcacagccccacagcagagGTGAGCTATGCCCGGGCCGctgtggaggagctgctgcaggcgCTGGTGCCCTGGCCCCACCTGGAGACGCGGACGGGCCGTTTCGTGGTGGTAGAGCTGGTCACCTGCAACGTGTTGCTGCCAGCCATCAGGAAGATGGCCGATCCTGACTGGATCAATCTCTTGCTCATTGGGGCTTTCTCCAAAAAGCCCTGGGAGGAGGAGCCACCCTCTGTGAGCCCAGTGCCTGATTTCTTGCCCTTGGTGCAAACAGATGCCAGCCCTGCTGGGCTGCCCCTCTCCCCGAGGGCTGCGGACGTGTCTGGGCGAGAGGCAGCATCTTCTGGTGAGGGAGGAAAGGAGCTAGCAAGCGGACCATGCCGCATAGAGGAGCCCGTTATCCACCCACAAGCCCTGGGCTCCCTATTCCCCTGTGAAGGTTTGGAGCTGGAGTCCCCCATGCCTGATGTGGGCCAGGACACGGATCTGCTGGCACCATCGCCTGCAGGGGAGTTCCTTGATGAACCCCTCCAGGACACCTCTGCTGCGCTGGAGAGACCAGCTGCCTCGGAGGACGGTGCAGGAGACCTGGAGGAGGACACTGCCGCCAGCTCGGACACTGGCCTGCTTCCCACATCGGTGCTGAGCTCCTGCCCTGACATCCAGATCGACCCAGCagtggagaaggaagaggaaagccCGACTCTCCCCAAAAAATCCTCTTCGCAGAGGCCCTCCAGTTTGGGGAAAGAtctggggacagcagagggTCCCCCACAAAGCCCCCCAGACCAGGGGCAGACTCTGCTCTCATCTTCCCCGACGGCTTCCATCAGTACCTTCAGCTTTGAGCCCCTCAGCAGCCCTGACGGGCCAGTCGTCATCCAGAACCTGCGGATAACTGGGACCATCACTGCTCGAGAGCACAGCGGGACCGGCTTCCACCCCTACACTCTATACACCGTCAAG TACGAGACGGCCCTGGAGAGTGAGAGCGCGGGCAGCCTTCAGCAAATGGCTTACCACACTGTGAACCGCCGCTACCGGGAGTTCCTCAACCTCCAGACCAGGCTGGAGGAGAAACCGGAGCTCCGCAAGTTCCTGAAAA ATATCaaaggcccaaagaaactgTTCCCTGACCTCCCGTTTGGAAACATGGACAGCGATAAAGTGGAAGCCAGAAAAAGTCTGCTGGAATCTTTCTTGAAG CAATTGTGTGCGGTCCCCGAGATTGCAAACAGTGAGGAGATGCAGGAGTTCCTCGCCCTGAACACTGACGCCAGGATCGCGTTCGTCAAGAAGCCCTTCATTGTGTCCAGGATAGACAAG ATCGTTGTCAATGCTATCGTGGACACCCTGAAGACGGCATTTCCCAGATCAGAGCCCCAGAGCCCCACGGAGGATCTCAGCGAGTCTGAAGTGGATGGGAAACCTCAGACAGATGGGAAGAGGTCCAACAA GTCCAGGCTGAGGTTCTCATCCAGCAAAATCGCTCCAGTGCTGAGTGTGAGCGAAGCGCATGACAAGATCGTCTACTCCATCAGAGAGAGCAGCGCC GTGTCTGGCACCCTGTCACTGGCCGCTATGGAGTCCTTCATCCAGAAAcaggagaagctgctggaaTCGCTCACCAGCAAAGCTCCCGAGGGTGGGGGAAGCAGAGACAGCTCCATGCAGGAGGATATGGACGGGCTGGACACGTCGGAGCAGGAAATGCAT